A part of Blastocatellia bacterium genomic DNA contains:
- a CDS encoding pirin family protein: protein MLWRRIERVVDPEVVIEGAGVRLRRSIGTRSLDQLDPFLLLDHFVSTDPQDYRAGFPWHPHRGMETVTYVLSGVIRHRDTLGNSGSIGAGEVQWMTAGRGILHEEMPEVRPEGIDGFQLWVNLPARLKMTAPRYQNIPARDIPELRRDDGTCIRVIAGTVEEARGPISGIAVDPLYLDIFLPPQAVFIHPITPGHNAFSYIYDGQALWGGEGASFSSPRLIVWGDGEAIMVRTEEGPVRFLLVAGRPLNEPVVRYGPFVMSTWEEIEETLRELREGTFAGKDSG, encoded by the coding sequence ATGTTGTGGCGGCGAATTGAACGAGTCGTTGACCCGGAGGTTGTCATCGAAGGAGCTGGTGTTCGTCTCCGTCGGAGTATTGGTACAAGGTCGCTGGATCAGCTTGATCCTTTTCTGCTTTTGGATCACTTTGTTTCGACTGACCCACAGGATTACCGGGCGGGGTTTCCCTGGCATCCCCATCGGGGGATGGAAACAGTCACTTACGTCCTTTCCGGTGTTATTCGCCACAGGGACACGCTGGGAAACTCCGGTTCTATTGGAGCGGGAGAAGTTCAGTGGATGACGGCGGGACGGGGCATTTTGCACGAGGAGATGCCCGAGGTGCGCCCGGAGGGAATTGATGGATTTCAGCTCTGGGTGAATCTCCCGGCGCGGCTCAAGATGACGGCGCCCCGGTATCAAAATATTCCGGCGCGTGACATTCCGGAACTTCGGCGAGATGATGGCACGTGCATTCGGGTTATTGCCGGAACGGTGGAAGAGGCGAGGGGACCTATCTCGGGAATTGCTGTGGATCCACTTTATCTCGATATTTTTCTTCCCCCTCAAGCTGTGTTCATTCACCCGATTACGCCCGGCCATAACGCCTTCTCCTACATCTATGATGGTCAGGCTCTATGGGGAGGGGAAGGGGCTTCCTTTTCCTCTCCGCGATTGATTGTATGGGGCGACGGTGAGGCCATCATGGTGCGAACAGAGGAAGGGCCGGTACGGTTCTTGCTCGTGGCCGGTCGGCCTTTGAATGAGCCCGTCGTGCGTTATGGTCCCTTCGTAATGAGCACATGGGAGGAGATCGAAGAGACGCTTCGCGAGCTTCGTGAAGGAACATTTGCCGGTAAAGATAGCGGCTGA
- a CDS encoding 3'-5' exonuclease produces MGVVLHYGPMTTTSLLNDLALRDDIVALLEQNDRRIPISLIGREIFRFRNPRVAHLRHLLLRLFADDPRLVVREDDYLELLPDEREFAPLSASEYIVLDVETTGMNPRIDRVMEISAFRIARREPRTPLSITDEFTTLVHPEREIPPAITLMTGITNEMVARAPRFCEIADELIAFIGSRVIVAHNASFDTNFLNAEIGRIYGQRLGNLCLCTLKLSRSLFPELANHKLPTIAYYLGIEMENHHRARDDAWATAKMFLRMLDLLEDRGIGTVFEAMEFHRKRSSRRALSRQNRYL; encoded by the coding sequence GTGGGAGTTGTGTTACACTACGGGCCGATGACAACGACGAGCTTGCTCAACGATCTGGCATTACGCGATGATATTGTTGCTTTGTTGGAACAGAATGATCGCCGGATTCCGATCAGCCTGATCGGTCGTGAGATTTTCCGTTTTCGCAATCCGCGCGTAGCGCACCTGCGGCACCTCCTGCTTCGGTTGTTCGCCGATGATCCCCGCTTGGTGGTACGGGAAGACGACTATCTTGAGCTGTTGCCGGACGAGCGGGAGTTTGCCCCTCTGAGCGCGAGCGAATACATCGTCCTGGATGTGGAAACGACCGGAATGAATCCCCGGATTGATCGGGTGATGGAGATCTCAGCTTTTCGGATTGCCCGGCGTGAACCACGAACTCCTCTCAGCATTACCGATGAGTTCACCACGCTCGTTCACCCGGAACGGGAGATCCCGCCCGCGATTACGTTGATGACCGGGATCACGAACGAAATGGTCGCTCGAGCGCCACGCTTTTGCGAGATCGCCGACGAACTGATTGCTTTCATCGGTTCGCGCGTGATCGTCGCACACAATGCCTCGTTCGACACGAATTTCCTCAACGCCGAGATCGGTCGAATCTACGGTCAACGCTTGGGGAACCTCTGTCTTTGCACGCTCAAACTCAGCCGCTCCCTTTTTCCCGAACTGGCCAACCATAAGCTTCCCACCATTGCCTATTACCTGGGAATCGAGATGGAAAATCATCATCGCGCCCGGGATGATGCCTGGGCGACAGCGAAGATGTTCCTCCGGATGCTCGATCTGCTCGAAGATCGGGGGATCGGGACGGTCTTTGAGGCGATGGAATTTCACCGCAAGAGGTCATCGCGGCGGGCTCTGTCTCGACAGAATCGCTATTTATGA
- a CDS encoding amidohydrolase, whose product MGRREKKEVGSFDPRHHCLQVLRKTVRAVGRMAVVLLLVTTALFGFSRLPEPADLVLINGKVVTVDSSRPQAEAVAILGDKIAAVGTTREIEAYIGPRTRVIDLQGKLVIPGFIEGHGHFTGLGRSQMILDLTRARSWDEIVAMVAEAAKKAKPGAWIFGRGWHQEKWTKVPQPNVEGVPLHHELSRVSPHNPVLLTHASGHAAFVNALALKLAGIDAQTPDPPGGEIVRDRNGEPTGMLRERAQGLVQAAVARAEAERSAEEREAIRREEIRLAAEKALANGVTTFHDAGSSFQTIDLFKKLADEGKLSVRLYVMVRGETLEEMARKLPQYRLIGYGNGFLTVRAIKRQIDGALGPHGAWLLEPYADLPTSRGLALESIEEITRTAELALEHGFQLNTHAIGDRANREVLNIYEAVFRRHPGKKDLRWRIEHAQHLHPDDIPRFARLGVIASMQGIHCTSDGPWVIKRLGEKRAREGAYVWRKLWDAGVVVTNGTDTPVEDINPILSFYATVTRRLADGSSFFPEQRLTREEALKSYTLNNAYAAFEEKIKGSVTPGKLADLVVLSRDIMTIPEDQIPGTEVIYTIVGGKIVYSRQK is encoded by the coding sequence ATGGGGCGACGGGAGAAAAAAGAAGTCGGCAGTTTCGATCCTCGGCACCACTGCCTTCAGGTCCTGAGAAAAACCGTGCGAGCGGTTGGTCGAATGGCAGTGGTCCTGCTGCTGGTGACGACGGCGTTATTTGGCTTCAGTCGGCTGCCCGAGCCGGCAGATCTCGTGCTCATCAATGGAAAGGTGGTCACGGTGGATTCGTCCCGGCCACAGGCCGAGGCCGTTGCCATCCTGGGCGATAAGATCGCTGCCGTGGGGACGACGCGGGAAATCGAAGCTTACATCGGTCCCCGCACGCGGGTCATTGATCTACAGGGGAAGCTGGTGATTCCCGGTTTTATCGAAGGGCATGGACACTTCACCGGGCTCGGTCGGTCGCAGATGATCCTCGATCTGACCCGCGCGCGCTCCTGGGATGAGATCGTCGCGATGGTGGCGGAGGCGGCCAAGAAAGCGAAGCCGGGGGCCTGGATTTTCGGCCGTGGCTGGCATCAGGAGAAATGGACCAAAGTTCCTCAGCCCAACGTGGAAGGCGTTCCTTTGCATCATGAACTGAGCCGCGTCTCGCCTCACAATCCCGTTCTTTTGACGCACGCCAGCGGTCATGCTGCTTTCGTGAATGCCCTGGCTTTGAAACTCGCAGGTATTGATGCCCAAACGCCCGATCCTCCCGGAGGTGAGATCGTCCGCGACAGAAACGGTGAGCCGACCGGAATGCTTCGGGAGCGCGCTCAGGGACTAGTTCAAGCGGCCGTTGCTCGTGCCGAGGCCGAGCGGTCCGCGGAAGAGAGAGAGGCCATACGACGCGAAGAAATTCGTCTCGCCGCCGAGAAGGCTCTGGCCAACGGCGTCACGACATTCCACGATGCCGGATCCTCGTTCCAGACGATTGATCTGTTCAAGAAGCTCGCCGACGAAGGCAAGCTTTCGGTGCGGCTCTACGTCATGGTGCGGGGCGAGACTCTCGAAGAGATGGCCCGGAAGCTGCCGCAGTATCGGTTGATTGGCTACGGGAACGGCTTTTTAACCGTGCGGGCGATCAAGCGACAGATTGATGGAGCGCTCGGCCCGCACGGAGCCTGGCTTCTGGAACCGTACGCCGATCTGCCCACGAGTCGTGGACTGGCGCTCGAATCCATCGAGGAAATCACCCGGACGGCCGAACTAGCACTTGAGCATGGGTTCCAGCTCAACACCCATGCCATCGGCGACCGGGCCAACCGCGAGGTCCTCAATATCTACGAGGCGGTCTTTCGTCGGCATCCGGGCAAAAAGGACCTGCGCTGGCGGATCGAGCATGCTCAGCATCTTCATCCCGATGACATTCCCCGTTTCGCGCGATTGGGCGTAATCGCCTCAATGCAGGGAATTCATTGCACCTCCGATGGACCCTGGGTCATCAAGCGGCTTGGTGAGAAGCGGGCGCGCGAAGGAGCGTATGTCTGGCGAAAGCTCTGGGATGCCGGCGTGGTCGTCACCAATGGAACGGATACGCCGGTCGAAGACATCAACCCCATCCTCAGTTTTTATGCCACGGTGACGCGCCGTCTGGCTGACGGTTCGAGTTTTTTCCCTGAGCAACGTCTCACCCGCGAAGAGGCGCTCAAATCCTACACCCTGAACAACGCCTACGCCGCGTTTGAGGAGAAAATCAAGGGATCGGTCACGCCGGGCAAGCTCGCTGACCTTGTCGTTCTCTCGCGTGACATTATGACCATCCCCGAAGACCAGATTCCGGGCACCGAAGTCATCTACACGATTGTTGGCGGCAAGATCGTCTACTCCCGGCAGAAGTGA